In Syngnathoides biaculeatus isolate LvHL_M chromosome 5, ASM1980259v1, whole genome shotgun sequence, the following are encoded in one genomic region:
- the LOC133500883 gene encoding neuronal acetylcholine receptor subunit alpha-7-like — protein MLQAAALWLLTLATRLPETTQGPHQRFLLRELLRDYNPMERPVANDSQTLTVQFSIILMQIMDVDEKNQILTTNVRLQMQWYDHYLQWNQSEYPGVKNLRFTADQVWTPDILLYNSAHDKFDATFKTNVLVNSSGFCEYLAPGIFISTCNLDVRWFPFDIQRCELKFGSWTFDGWLLDIQMKEADVSGYLPNGEWDLLEVPGGRNEVFYECCTEPYPDVTFVVTLRRRTLYYAFTLLIPCVLLSSMTVLVFLVPANSGEKISLGITVLLSLTVFMLMVAEIMPATSDSIPLIGQYFASTMVIVGMSVVATVIVLQFHHHNPKNGQIPHWVNLVLLQWVPWFLRMKRPGEGVEHDLHHSQADTQSKTLSSPATTAAQMTSILPQSLITLRASLAQLHHSPPHGCISQAIILPHPINREPTPNHHPQQNGHLPYMGFQAFPPTAELEVESNSQMRGFYGAAGEEEEVSDGGGDMLGHQHLSYGKLQETKVSLNHECTTRRECRPSSGRAAPSNTHSGITGSRAVDNQLQALLTEVQFLVERVREQDREFNVAEQWQFAAAVIDRLCLVGFSVFNIICTIAILMAAPNFGEALAKDFF, from the exons AGACAACGCAGGGTCCCCATCAACGCTTTCTGCTCAGGGAGCTACTGAGAGATTACAACCCCATGGAGAGGCCAGTGGCCAATGACTCCCAGACCCTCACCGTCCAGTTCTCCATCATTCTCATGCAGATCATGGATGTG GATGAAAAGAACCAGATCCTCACCACAAATGTCAGGCTGCAGATG CAGTGGTATGATCATTACCTGCAGTGGAATCAGTCAGAGTATCCTGGAGTTAAAAACCTTCGCTTCACTGCAGATCAAGTATGGACACCTGACATATTGCTTTACAATAG TGCTCATGACAAGTTTGACGCCACCTTTAAGACCAACGTGCTGGTAAACTCCAGTGGCTTCTGTGAGTATCTGGCTCCAG GAATATTTATTAGCACCTGTAACCTGGACGTGCGATGGTTTCCCTTTGACATACAGCGATGTGAGCTAAAGTTTGGTTCCTGGACATTTGATGGCTGGCTGCTGGACATCCAGATGAAAGAGGCAGATGTGTCGGGATATTTGCCTAATGGAGAATGGGACCTACTGG AGGTGCCTGGTGGTCGCAATGAGGTTTTTTACGAGTGTTGCACAGAGCCCTACCCTGATGTGACCTTTGTGGTCACACTGCGGCGACGGACTCTTTACTACGCTTTCACTCTCCTTATCCCCTGCGTGCTCCTCTCGTCCATGACGGTGCTGGTCTTCCTGGTCCCGGCCAACTCTGGGGAGAAGATCAGCTTGG GCATTACAGTTCTACTTTCTCTGACAGTCTTTATGTTGATGGTGGCTGAGATCATGCCCGCCACTTCAGATTCTATCCCGCTCATTG GTCAGTATTTCGCCAGCACCATGGTGATTGTCGGGATGTCCGTAGTAGCTACAGTCATCGTCCTTCAGTTTCATCACCACAACCCCAAGAATGGACAAATACCACATTGG GTGAACCTGGTTTTGCTGCAGTGGGTTCCTTGGTTCCTACGGATGAAACGCCCAGGTGAGGGAGTGGAACATGATCTTCACCACAGCCAGGCAGACACTCAGAGCAAGACCTTGTCCTCTCCCGCCACCACAGCTGCCCAGATGACCTCTATCCTTCCCCAGAGTCTCATCACCCTCAGAGCCAGCCTGGCTCAGCTCCACCACTCACCACCCCACGGGTGCATCTCTCAAGCCATTATCCTCCCGCATCCCATTAACAGAGAACCCACCCCCAATCATCATCCTCAACAAAACGGTCATCTGCCTTACATGGGGTTCCAGGCCTTTCCACCCACAGCAGAACTGGAAGTTGAAAGTAATAGTCAGATGAGGGGCTTCTATGGAGCAGCaggtgaagaagaagaggtaTCAGATGGAGGGGGAGATATGCTGGGTCATCAGCACCTTTCATATGGCAAATTGCAGGAAACGAAAGTGTCCCTCAACCATGAGTGCACGACTAGACGAGAATGTAGGCCGAGCTCAGGAAGGGCAGCCCCCTCAAACACCCATAGTGGCATCACTGGAAGCAGGGCAGTGGACAATCAACTCCAGGCTCTTCTCACAGAAGTGCAATTTTTGGTGGAACGGGTTCGCGAGCAGGACCGGGAGTTCAATGTAGCCGAGCAGTGGCAGTTCGCCGCAGCTGTCATTGACCGCCTGTGTCTGGTCGGATTCAGCGTCTTCAACATCATCTGTACTATCGCCATTCTCATGGCTGCACCCAACTTTGGCGAGGCTTTAGCCAAAGACTTCTTCTGA